A region of Nitrosomonas stercoris DNA encodes the following proteins:
- a CDS encoding IS3 family transposase ISNieu2: METRKQYTKEFKLDAISLVLDQGHTPSEVSRSLGINASMLRRWIREYQADNTGQAFRGNGKLTPEQEEIRKLKIQIKQLEMEKRILKEATGIEAKETK; encoded by the coding sequence ATGGAAACGAGAAAGCAGTACACAAAAGAGTTCAAACTAGATGCCATCAGTCTGGTATTGGATCAGGGCCACACTCCATCGGAAGTATCCCGAAGTCTGGGAATCAATGCCAGTATGCTCAGGAGGTGGATCAGAGAATATCAGGCAGATAATACGGGTCAGGCATTCCGTGGCAATGGGAAGCTAACACCGGAGCAGGAGGAAATTAGAAAGCTCAAGATCCAGATAAAGCAGCTGGAAATGGAGAAACGTATCTTAAAGGAAGCGACGGGGATTGAAGCGAAAGAAACGAAGTGA